The following are encoded together in the Hoplias malabaricus isolate fHopMal1 chromosome 3, fHopMal1.hap1, whole genome shotgun sequence genome:
- the jak1 gene encoding tyrosine-protein kinase JAK1, which produces MPKLAVMELGRQLCGKMKKQKKAEFTVPAVMRGLEVHFYLPDTNQLEYFKDCHTAEDICVEAAKRCRISPLCHNLFALFEESQNLWYAPNHVFKITEDTSIKLHYRMRFYFTNWHGTSENESPVWRHSLSKQKGLSPQKGRDGTPLLDAASLDYLFAQGQYDFLRGLAPIRSPQSDTELHEIENECLGMAVLAITHHAKSNNLPLSGSGAETSYKRFIPESLNRTIKQRNFLTRMRISNVFKNFLNEFNSKTIKDSNITLYDLKVKYLSTLETLTWGLGREVIEPKNIRVSGEGEGSPAHMSSMGDEGMFFEVQVSGTTGISWRKKPQQHVLILKDKSKLRKNKMDSKQKNDKRKDASNGWILFSDFYEITHIVTKDSCVTVYRQDNKTMELELAYREEAFAFAALVDGYFRLIVDAHHYLCTEVAPSSVVENLQNGCHGPICTEYAIHKLRQEGNEEGSYVLRWSCTDYDYIIMTVVCMELDTSRPVPQYKNFQIEVNTQGYRLFGTETFRPSLKELLDHLQGQSLRTENLRFQLRRCCPPQPREVSNLLVMTMDREPAPQRQPQVSQLSFHRILKEEIVQEEHLGRGTRTNIYAGVLKMKSEDDDDDFGGYGNSQEVKVVLKVLGSGHRDISLAFFETASMMRQVSHKHIALLYGVCVRHQENIMVEEFVQFGPLDLFMRRQVTPLSTSWKFQVAKQLASALSYLEDKKLVHGYVCAKNILLARDGLESEGSPFIKLSDPGIPITVLTREECVDRIPWIAPECVQDTANLSVAADKWSFGTTLWEICYNGEIPLKDKKLTEKERFYAAQCHLATPDCQELAKLMTHCMTYDPHQRPFFRAIVRDIDMLEKQNPSIKPVPTLEVDPTVFEKRFLRKIRDLGEGHFGKVELCRYDPRGDRTGELVAVKSLKPESREEQSSNLQCEINILRELYHENIVKYKGICQEEGGRSIKLIMEYLPAGSLKEYLPRNKAQTDLKTLLNYAVQICQGMDYLGSRNYIHRDLAARNVLVENESTVKIGDFGLTKSIKDNEGYYTVKDDLDSPVFWYAPECLIHCKFYKASDVWSFGVTMYELLTYCDASCSPMPVFLKMIGPTHGQMTVTRLVKVLEEGKRLPKPDNCPEMVYTLMRKCWESTPDKRIDFKGLIAAFQQMLGDSL; this is translated from the exons ATGCCAAAGCTAGCAGTCATGGAGCTGGGCAGGCAACTGTGTGGGAAGatgaagaagcagaagaaggCTGAGTTCACGGTGCCTGCTGTCATGAGAGGCCTGGAGGTTCACTTTTACCTGCCTGACACCAACCAGCTTGAGTACTTTAAAGACTGCCACACTGCTGAAGACATATGCGTAGAAGCTGCCAAGAGATGTC GTATTTCACCTTTGTGCCACAATCTTTTTGCTCTGTTTGAAGAAAGTCAAAACCTCTGGTATGCACCTAATCATGTTTTCAAGATCACTGAGGACACCAGTATCAAGCTTCATTATCGCATGAG GTTCTATTTCACAAACTGGCATGGCACATCTGAAAATGAGTCTCCGGTGTGGCGGCATTCTTTGAGCAAGCAGAAGGGTTTAAGCCCCCAGAAAGGCCGTGATGGCACACCTCTTCTGGACGCTGCCTCACTAGATTACTTGTTTGCTCAG GGCCAGTATGACTTTCTGAGGGGTTTGGCTCCAATACGAAGTCCCCAAAGTGACACAGAGCTGCATGAAATAGAAAATGAGTGTCTGGGAATGGCTGTTCTGGCTATCACTCACCATGCTAAGAGCAATAACCTACCCCTCTCTGGATCTGGTGCTGAAACCAG CTACAAGCGCTTCATTCCAGAAAGCCTCAATCGCACCATCAAGCAACGCAACTTCTTGACCCGCATGCGTATCAGCAATGTTTTTAAGAACTTCCTTAATGAGTTCAACAGCAAGACCATCAAAGACAGCAACATTACCCTGTATGACCTGAAAGTGAAATATCTCTCCACACTGGAGACTTTGACATGGGGTCTGGGCAGAGAGGTGATTGAACCCAAAAACATCCGTGTGTCCGGGGAGGGGGAGGGCTCACCTGCCCACATGTCCAGCATGGGAGACGAAGGGATGTTCTTTGAGGTGCAGGTGTCTGGCACAACTGGGATATCTTGGAGGAAGAAGCCTCAGCAG CATGTCCtgattttaaaagacaaaagtAAATTGAGGAAAAACAAGATGGACAGCAAACAGAAGAATGACAAAAGGAAAGATGCCAGCAATGGATGGATACTTTTCTCAGACTTTTATGAAATTACCCACATCGTTACAAAAGATTCCTGTGTTACTGTCTACAGACAGGACAACAAGACCATG GAGCTAGAGTTGGCATATCGTGAAGAAGCTTTTGCCTTTGCTGCTCTGGTGGATGGATATTTCAGGCTGATTGTAGATGCCCATCACTACCTCTGCACCGAGGTAGCCCCTTCTTCTGTCGTCGAGAATCTGCAGAATGGCTGCCACGGACCCATCTG CACAGAGTATGCAATTCACAAACTTCGTCAGGAAGGCAACGAAGAGGGTTCCTACGTCCTACGCTGGAGCTGTACAGATTATGACTATATCATCATGACTGTCGTCTGCATGGAG cTGGATACGTCTAGACCTGTTCCCCAATATAAGAACTTCCAGATCGAGGTGAACACACAAGGCTACAGGTTGTTTGGGACGGAGACATTCAGACCTAGTCTAAAGGAGCTGTTGGACCACTTGCAGGGCCAGAGTCTTCGAACAGAGAACCTGCGCTTCCAACTGCGTCGGTGTTGTCCTCCACAACCCAGAG AGGTTTCCAACTTGTTAGTAATGACCATGGACAGAGAACCCGCCCCTCAGAGACAACCTCAAGTCAGCCAGCTGAGCTTTCACCGTATTCTTAAAGAGGAAATTGTACAG gagGAGCACTTGGGTCGGGGCACCAGGACCAACATATATGCAGGGGTGCTGAAGATGAAgagtgaagatgatgatgatgattttggGGGCTACGGCAATTCTCAGGAGGTGAAGGTGGTTCTGAAAGTGCTGGGTTCTGGACACAGGGACATTTCTCTG GCCTTCTTTGAAACAGCCAGCATGATGCGTCAagtctcacacaaacacattgccCTGCTTTATGGAGTTTGTGTGCGCCACCAGGAGA aTATCATGGTAGAAGAGTTTGTGCAGTTCGGTCCCCTGGATTTGTTCATGCGCAGACAAGTGACACCTCTAAGCACTTCATGGAAGTTCCAGGTGGCCAAACAACTGGCAAGCGCCCTCAGTTATCTG gAGGATAAGAAGCTTGTTCATGGGTATGTGTGTGCTAAGAACATTCTTCTGGCTCGAGATGGTTTGGAAAGTGAAGGCAGTCCCTTTATTAAGCTGAGTGACCCCGGCATCCCCATCACTGTCCTCACAAGAGAAG aATGTGTAGATCGGATTCCATGGATTGCCCCTGAATGTGTGCAGGACACCGCTAACCTGAGTGTTGCAGCAGATAAGTGGAGCTTTGGCACAACTCTGTGGGAGATATGCTATAATGGAGAGATCCCCCTCAAAGACAAGAAACTCACAGAG AAAGAGAGGTTTTACGCAGCTCAGTGTCATCTGGCCACACCAGACTGTCAGGAGCTAGCCAAGCTCATGACCCACTGCATGACATATGACCCTCACCAAAGACCATTCTTCAGGGCCATTGTCCGAGACATTGACATGTTGGAAAAACAGA aCCCTTCCATTAAACCTGTGCCAACTTTAGAGGTGGACCCAACCGTGTTTGAGAAGAGATTCCTCAGGAAGATCAGGGACCTAGGAGAG GGACATTTTGGAAAGGTGGAGCTGTGCCGGTATGACCCACGGGGGGATCGGACAGGGGAACTGGTGGCTGTGAAGTCCCTGAAACCAGAAAGCAGAGAAGAGCAGAGCAGTAACCTGCAGTGTGAAATCAACATCCTGAGAGAGCTCTACCATGAGAACATAGTCAAATACAAAGGCATCTGCCAAGAGGAGG GTGGCAGGTCCATTAAACTCATCATGGAGTATCTGCCTGCAGGCAGCCTGAAGGAATATCTCCCCAGAAACAAAGCCCAGACAGATCTAAAGACCCTGCTCAACTATGCTGTACAGATCTGCCAA GGTATGGATTACTTGGGCTCTCGGAATTACATCCACCGAGATCTCGCCGCCCGAAATGTTCTGGTGGAGAACGAGAGCACGGTGAAGATTGGAGACTTTGGCTTGACCAAAAGCATTAAAGATAACGAAGGATACTACACAGTGAAGGACGACTTGGACAGCCCTGTCTTCTG GTATGCTCCAGAATGCTTAATCCACTGTAAGTTCTACAAAGCGTCTGACGTCTGGTCGTTTGGAGTGACTATGTACGAGCTCCTGACCTACTGTGATGCCTCATGCAGTCCCATGCCG GTGTTCCTCAAGATGATTGGTCCAACACATGGCCAGATGACTGTCACCCGATTGGTAAAAGTTCTGGAGGAGGGGAAGAGGTTGCCCAAGCCAGACAACTGCCCGGAGATG gTGTACACTTTAATGAGGAAGTGCTGGGAGAGCACACCTGACAAAAGGATAGACTTCAAAGGCCTGATCGCTGCCTTTCAGCAGATGCTTGGCGACAGCCTGTAA